Within the Glycine max cultivar Williams 82 chromosome 12, Glycine_max_v4.0, whole genome shotgun sequence genome, the region TAGGCTTTATATAGAAAGTTCATTTAAGTGGTTGCTCATAATACTCGTAATTTATTAACGAAGATCTCTCTGGTGTTTATCCCTGAACACAACAGACCGATATAAAGATCCCGTGACAAAGTGTGTGTGCTGGCTGGTTGGCAATACCATGGGGCCAATATATCACGGGCAAGTGTTTGGTGCTTCAAGGGGAATAATTGGATATGTTCGCAGTGCATGCTCTGGCCTCTAGGAGGTtttgcttgttttaatgtatatataataatatgtgCAATGGTTGCATGTGAAGTTTGAATAGAATTAGATTCCCACGGGGGAAGCTTCAAGTGGATACGAGAGGACATGGTGAGTGAAACTGTACATGTAGTACTTCAAACTATATATTATCATTAGAGGGGGGACAGTAACGAAAGAGAGAGGTTACTGAAAATTTGGAACATGCCTATGCTCTAGACAAAACAGGAAAAGAGAGCgaaagataacaaaaaatttGCACGCACAAAATTAAactgctatttttattttatacaattagTATTATCTATTCTGTACCTTTAGAAGCTATCTACAAGACTGATAAAGGAGACTCAACATTCATCTCTAGACCCtgatcaataattttaatataccgTACAGAAGAACCCATGATGAACATGTCAttaaaaaatactgaaaattattaattctttattgaatgaatgagatatatttattttgtgttatgtattaaaacatgtttataatatcttaaaaaacaTTCTACTGCATAAAATGTATCTTAAAAAACATTCTACTGTATAAAATGTACATAGttggtgtaaaatatttttccaccTACATCCAATAATAAGATTTTGTCGTTTTCTTGTAATAAATCtattcatttataaatataatatatgagtagtttctttaaaattatttgttgaaataaacgctcattttaataaaataaataattttttattttttagtatatttgtctaaactctttatattttaaaaaataaattctatttattttttaagaaaacactCATATAAGAGacgtttattttaaaattatttttttaaagtttaaacaaatttactcatatatatatatatatatatatatttggaatttcttatatatatttgtgtaaaAACATTTTACACAAGGTGAGAATAGtaattataataagaaaataaaagaagtaaaTTTAGATTATATAATCATGTATGGGGATAATTAGGCTTATATAATCTCTTAAAATGTTATGTCACATTATCTTTAATCTTAATATTGCATGATTTGATCCATACTTAATCATGATTATCTCACTCTCTCATAATAAAAGTTCCTTAACTCTATATACTCACATAtgaccatatatatataaatttaactcTCTACTATCATGACAGGGTTTAGCGTGCATTGTGTAAGACTACTTGCCACAAGTCACAAGTTAAATATGTCACGTTTTGGCAGTGTTTGTTTTACCTATACATCTAAAAAGCATTAAAACTCAATAGTACCAATTATCATTCATCAAAGTAGTTAAATAATACAGTAGATACTCAACTTGtacaaataatatcaaaatagtgATACTTGGTAATGTTACGGAACATAAATTGTGagtgtaaaaaattaatttaatttccattATGCACTCAACCTTTCACATTATGTTATCCGCATTTTTTTTACGAGATTATGTTATCCACTCTTACTTATAAGGATTATAATGAGTTTTCCtctaaacacaaaaaataatgaagaaaatatatatttatccatGATTTAAAATCATCGAGAAAACAACAGTATCAAAAttgcattaataaaaaaaaaaaaaaaaagatgaacagACGGCATGTAATTTAAATTGACCCACCAACCttacaattatttattcatGTTATGAATGGGAGCCTAACTTACATATAGGTAAGCAAACTAAGACAATGAATTTATTCTGCTTTCCTAGCCGTAGTAAGAGTGATAATTGTTTTTGTATTATGAATGGACTACTCACGTTACGTTACACACGTTACGTTACACAACCAAAGTGAAACGTCACAAACTCAAGTTGACGTGACCACACATAATACAATCTCAACCATCAACATCCATATTGACAAGATCAAGCCTATGAGTTTATGAGATTAGTGacactgatttttttaaaaaataaggatacattttaattttacctCTAAAATATACTAGTACTGCATATCAGATAATCTTCATAACTCCATTGATTGATTAAAAGAATAGTggcaataaaatttaaatttataatatccaCAAGCTATAAAAATCCCTCACTCCTATATATGCAAGTGCAATCACACAACGATTTAAATGTGGAGCAGGCAAAATGGAAAGGCATGATAGATATGATGTCCAAGAATTGACAGCTTGGtataataatagtcatataTAGATTTTACTTGCGTGGCAAAAATGAAGACAGAAATTAGTTAAAACGAAAAGGGAACAGAAGTCCAGAACGAAAAGAATCAAGAGTAATCGGTTAGATAAATTGGGTCAATTTGTCGATGGCATCTTCATCCACTTCATATATATACATGGTTAGTAAGTTGCCTCATCACTCATCGGATATGATCAAAATAAGGTTAGGAAAGTGAAGTTAATTATATATGAGAACGTGTCATGGGAGAGATCGATAGAGAAGAACGACAAGTTTTTGAACGAGGGAATAATACTATGCGTGGCTTGAAagtttatatattcatatttttctatatattttctaACCTTAGATACAAATTAAGCACCTAGCAGCTAGCTAGATTGGCATATTTCAAAACATATAAGGCCATAAGCCAACAGAATTAGCCAAGGTGACCAAGAAAACCATCCAATCCAATCGGTATATATGTATGTGATGTAGCAGGAGCAAAAGAAATCACGTGAGAGAATTGAAGAGCCAGTTCACGTAGCGTggaatctatttttaatttattttcaaagttcaaaTCGTGGGTGGGTGGTGAAAGTGGAAACCACTAAGTTGCCAACACGTGTCATTTAGTGGTTACGTGTCAGCAGGAAGAGAGGCCATAGATTTGACCTGTTTACACACAAACATGGCTTTGCCcattttgtaaaacttttggATCTCTTATTTGCATTTAGAATGAATCATATCAAACTGCatattagttttatttgattcaaatgatttaattaatttttattcaaaaatcaattcaaacaGCATCATATACACTCGTAATTATctataattatacaaaaaaaaatatgttttttagtgtacacatttttatatttattttatccttctaatatatattccagagttattattttattctataacTATTTTTACAAATCACTCGTTGACTtctattatctatttttttatttataaagaatatgaaaaaaaaaaaaacaattagacACAGATGGAGTGCCTGTTTTCCGTAatatataatagtaataatgGTACGTAGTAGAAAAAATAGTTGTACTAGTAATAGTGGTAACGAGACAACAACTTTGTGAAGATGATAATAGTGAATTAAAGAAGATCTGCAATGTGAGGTAAGgatgaaatagaaaattaaatttctccattTTATCTCAATCGTTcttaaatttactttttctttgaGTAACTTTGTGAAGGATAAGCTTATCTAGTACTATTATGaattaactaaataataaatataagatcATTTTTCTTATCTATTTAGTTTTGTTCTCGCAACCAAATTAAAGGGACCCTAAAGCTAAtgcagttttataattttagaaattactTCAATTATTGTTTATGTATCGTATTGGAAGTTACAGCTTAATTTGTGTTTGGTTTTTCATTAGGAAGAATCTAACGTGCGGTTATTGGAAAACAACTAATTATTACTTTTGCATTTGATTGTCAAGAAATTCctgcaaagaaaaaaacaaacacattattagaagtttatttatataaacacGTATGCCAAAATGGTGGCAACATGTATGTAACAGGCGGCGCTGCTTCAAGTTATAACGTTTCGGGAGCAACAAACATGTaggtttaatttatatatgtgtatactCTTCTACATGCAGTACTTTAAAACTATGTTcttcttaattataatatttttgtttatagttAATCCAAAATTATTCATATTGCCCACGCAAGCCCTAGGAAAGCTTGTTTAGAAAGTAGACACTTCGCAATGGAATTTAGAAATGAGAATATTGTTATGGGAGACTTACAAGTACAAGTGGCTAGATTATTGTAGAAAGCACACTGATATGTAATTTACTGATTGGTGTATTCTGTTTTTTGGCCAACCATCGGGCACGCCTGGTGTTCATGGGGGCTGTTATAAAATTCATTGGCttcccaaaaagtaaaaaatataagtcaacttaattctaacaaaaataaaattgtttgagtATTGACTTCTTCCGTTAGGTTAGAGGTTTACCTATCAAAACATTCAAGTGTATTTCTCTTGCCTAACCCTAAAGTTTTATGCAAATCATCATGGTGGGATATCGGTCACCCCCAGATTTTTTGGAGTGGCTCCCCTTGtagatgttttctttttttgttttttgtaagCCTCATATTGTGGAATGATATTGATACTCTTTGCTATCCTTAAGCtgatagataaaattatttagggAGATAGTTTGTATCATTCAGCTCAATCAAagttggaatatatatatatatatatatatatatatatatatatatatatatatatatatatatatatatatatatatatatatatataacttgatTAACCCTAAAGTTTTATGCAAATAGGGGATATTGGCCGCCCCAGATTTTTGGGGGTAGTTCCCCATACCATGGAATGGTTTTTTTGTAAGCCCCATATTTTGGAATGGTATATTGATATTCTTTGTTATCCTTAGGCTGATAGATAAGGTTGTTTAGAGAGATAATTCGTATCTTTTTCAAGCAGTCAACTCAATCGACGTTAGAATACATAACTTGATCAATCAGCCTAGAGAGGTTGGCTTACACAACCCCAGCCTAGAGTGCTGATGCGCGAAGAGGCTTAAAATTTTAAGTCATAATTTGAACGAGGGTACAGAAACTAAAAtaaggttttattttattttattttataatattatatttttttgtgggtTACTGAACACTTATTTAtaatcctattttttaaaaacttaaatgttaaaatattttcaattaaaatttaaaatattgcatttaaattatatatcttttttcctATTAGGACACAAATGAAAAGTAACGGTGTTTCCACCTAATTTCTCCTAAGCTGAggaattttttttgtagaaataaaaaaatataaaaaaatcactatgaaaaaatagtatgataggaataacttattttaaagatTGAGAACACTTTCATTCTAACCAAAGGTTAGAGagataaatatttcattaacaccaataattttttttatttttcttcttattatatcatattatttacCATATCTTGTTGATATTTAGAAAGTTATAAACTTCAAACACTTCATTaccattgtttttatttttattttattttttccatgtCTTAAGATGTAAAAAGAACTGTCTAAGAATTATTTTCTTATCTAATTAAGTTCTTCCCTCTCTATATTAAGTACTGTAAAGATTAGTGGACACCTTTGTTCCAGTTGACTCATACATCTAGAGAAATAAAGAGAACAAAAcataactataataaataatataacaagacagaaaaagataattaataataatagatcTTAATAAAATGTTTGAAATGAGAAGGAATCTTGACGTGTCACTTCTCTATTCTAAACGAAATATGAAGCGAAAAGGGTTCACTTTCGGTAATTTTGGCCAACAATTATGGCAGCACACCGTGTTTTCAGGTGGCCTTTGGAAACTTGTTCAACAATTAATAACCCACATTCCCACCTTAGTTTGTTGTTCAGTAAatatgtgttgtgttgtgtgtcGTTAACGAGTCCCATTAAGCTGAAGCTTGTGCTTCTTATTCTCGAACTTAGTTAGCTAGGTTGCTTCTAACTCCTGCTCTCGTGCCCAATCCTTGTTGCTTTGCGCGTTAAAATTGTGCACTGTGTAGTGTAAACGGGAAGAGGGAGACACAGATCATATAACATATAAGAGAGTATtttcaagagagagagagaagtatcatttcattttcattgctTCTGGCGTTTTCCATCTTTTAACACACCTCATTTTTCTCATGCGTGCAAGCCATTCTCAAATAAATCTCAACCCACCCACATTTCTTGGTTCTTAACCGCTTTAATTGCCTTTAAGATTCTGCATTTCCTCTCCCACCTCAACTTCTTTGCTTCATCTATCTATCTTCATTTCCTCTCTCCCAAAAAACTAAACACCAAAATCAAAAACCACCCTTTAGCTCCATCGCTTTTCATTGTCCTTGTCCCGGATTCCTCGTCTTCAATCGCTTTCAAAGGTTTGGACTTTTCCAAAATCTCCATCTGGGCGTGTTTCATTTCGCTTATACTcatcttatagtctttttgagGTGACAGGAATGATATTTATGTTTCTGTTGTGTGCAATTCTTTGATATAGCAGTTCTTTTAAATCGTAGTGTTCTCTTATTGTGCTGTGAATATTGCACCGTAAATAGTAAATTTGGTTATCATTCACTTGATTGCTTGGGTAAGGAATAATTAATCACACCGGTTTATCTGAGTTCtgagtattttttgttataaattagaTCATTTGAATTGAAGCAAAATGGGGAGTCATATGAGCAAGAGGATCCCTGAAACTTCTTCTTCTATTGGCCTCAGCACCGAATTGCACTACAAAACTGAGTTGAGTTCCTATGAAGCTGCTTGCAAGCTTGATTCTGATTTGCAGTTCTTTGACACCACACTTCAAGCTAGAGCAAATCAAGTTATCAACACTCTTGCTGTTGGTGTTGAAGTTCGAGCCCTTTCATTCGATTCTCTAAAGCAAATCACAGAATGCCTTCTGGAGATGAACCAGGAAGTTGTCAAGGTAATCTTGGACTGCAAGAAAGACATTTGGAAGAGCCAGGAACTGTTTGAACTGGTTGAGGAATACTTTGAGAATAGTTTGAAAACTTTGGACTTCTGCACTGTATTGGAGAAGTGCCTAAAGCGCGCTCGCGACAGCCAATTGCTTATTCATGTAGCTGTTCAACAGTTTGAGGAAGAATCAGGATCAGGAGACAATCGCTATGCGAGGACATTGCAAGAATTTAAGAATTTCAAGGCAGCTGGTGACCCTTTCACCGAAGAGTTTTTCCAGATATTTCAGTCTGTTTACAAGCACCAGATACTCATGCTTGAAAAGTTGCAACTTAGGAAGAACAAGCTTGATAAGAAGCTAAAATACATCCATTCATGGAGGAAGGTTTCGAGTATGATCTTTGTGGCTACATTTGCTGCAGTCTTGATCTGCTCGGTTGTAGCAGCAGCCATTGCAGCACCACCTGTTGCTGCTGCGATAGCTGCTGCTACGTCGATCCCAATCGGATCCATGGGGAAGTGGATTGACTCGCTCTGGAGGAACTATGAAAATGCATTGAAGGGACAGAAGGAAGTGATTAGCTCAATGCAGGCCGGTACCTATGTTGCCATAAAGGACTTAGACAACATTAGGATTCTCATTGATAGGCTTGAAATTGAGATTGAGTCTCTATTGCATAATGTAGATTTTGCAATTGAAGAAGAAGCTGTGAAGGTTGCAATAGAGGAGATCAAGAAGAAGCTTGGAGTGTTTATGAAGAATGTTGAAGATTTGGCAGTTCAAGCTGATATGTGTAGCCGTGACATTAGGAGGGCAAGGACTGTGGTCCTGCAGAGAATCATAAAGCATCCCCACAATTGAAAGCAGTCTCATGTCTAATCTGCCAGTAACTGTTTGAAGGAGAATACACATATTTTCCTTGTGTATCTAATGGAATTTCTTGATTCATAGGTTCATGTTGAAGATTATATATAGCCGGGCATATTTGATATGTCTCGACACTGGcagcaaatttttttattcttttcatacAATAGTGTattaatgtatatatttattttttcttctttttatgatCTCATTTGGTTGTTAGTTTGTTGAGGTGAGACTAATTTGTGAGTCTTTACATATCTTGAATGAAATACATTGAGAAATCGATCAATTAGACAACCGAGATAAATATCTACGTTTTTGTAGAGGTTAATACTCCGATCCAACGTTGAGCTGTAAACGAACAAAGTACTTGCATGCTAAAGTTTGATGATGTGAGCTGAACCAAACCTGTGCGTATggaatcaatttttttcctcaaaGAGCTTGTTTACAGAAGTATCACTTCATTATCTGCATGATATTCTTGGTATATGCAAcatataattaagttaatattaaaaaaatctgaatttaattattttaaaatgcgCTTTCACTTTAGAGTGAAAAAGAATTATGGcctattattcattttattttatttataatatttttttattattgcatatatatatataattataaatttagtaaaATTTAATCTTTGACTTTCTTTTACTAACGtttaaatgtcttttttttaccTAATGATATGAATTATCTCATAGTTAAATCCgaaaatatttattgagatGGATATATACAAAAGAATATACAACTATacatattatctttttaaatggTTGAGATTATTATATGCTCTAAGACTAAGACTATATGCATGATTCCAATCAATTTTCACGTGatatataataacatatttctttaatattttttattatcattgatatattttttaaatttacaaaaaaaaacaagttaataACATAtggtataaaaattatttggaaCCATGCACTTTTTCTGGATatcattcattaatttttcCTTAAATGAATTGATTATTGGCAAATTGGGTAAACTTTGCCCCTAAGGAACTCTTGAAACGTGAAAGGGCCAACATATCTAGAATTTGAGACGGTATCTTATAAGTTATGACTTCCTTCCCGTGCGTAAAACATACCAAGTTGGAAGTAACACGGAAGTCCGTGGAGCATAAggattataaaaattgaaaatggatggCAAATTTGGTGTGCATCGTTTTAATCACGAAAAAAATGTCACGTTTCACTATGGtcctttaataataataataatgatgatgataatttCCATTTACTATATCCAAAATTCCCTTCAATACATACATATTCGTCCACAGAAAATAAATTTGAGCATGCATTTACAAAGATACTACAATTGTTTAATCAATAGCTATCAATGTTACACCCATGATGTTAGAAATGTTCAATATCAGCTCGAGAGATGGATCCTTTGTATAACTAATTAGTTGAATGGGGTGTGGTCCGTGTGGATACTCGTGAGGACTATGATATCGATGATCAAGTCAATGCCTGTTGGAGTTTAGACGTGTGAAAACGAATCAACGTTTAcctctcttcttcctttctaTCCTTCAATATTCAGCATCTTACTCTATTAGTTTAGTTTATATTCAACATCTTCTCTAGTAGTTGTGTAATTCTTGTGTATATATTGGGTGTACTTGCACTTGTATTCCAAGATTTGTGGATTTCATTATGATAATTCTAGATCTTTCCTTGTGTATGATAACAAGTACGAACCCTGTTCATGAAGATTATGGAGAGCCAGTACCCTTTTTGGAGCTGCTTGTATTTAACAAATTACAATGTTTCAAAGGTCAAGTGTTTTATTAAGCTGTGTATCGGTCcgaagcttctttttttttagctCACGGGGGCTAATTTGGTGTTAGTTGTTCTACTTCACGTAAGGAGTGAATGACTAATTTCATTGCTGAGTACATGTGCCATTGTCTTAGTATGATGATTGCGTCAAACTTTCAATGCTAGTAGGTTACGAACTTTATTTTATACTAGTTGAATTGGGTACGCAGGTTAGTTATTTTTCGGCTTATTACTAAGATTTGTTGGATCCATCCATAGGACAAATAGTTCTAAATTCTAAAAGAGTGAGCTATTGGATGGAATTAGAAAACTCATATCATGCAACATAGTCACAACGTAGTGATGTATcatatgcttaattttttttttcagaaaataaactgATTGATGTATCCTGTGTTTAAAATTGTTCATGTCACCAATCCTACATTGTCTAACTTTGTTCTTATACCTCAAATAAGATTTCAAGTTCAATCAAATCTTATAGACGAAAAACACATGATTAAGAAAAACTCATTAAAAGTAGATTAACCATATTCTTTTAGTGAAGATTAATTATCAATGAAATCAATAAATACTCCACATTTATAACAGGATAACAAAAATAGTTTGTGTTCAGCAGATGTAGAGAGAGTGCTGACCAGTTGACCaacaatgagagagagagagagtggtgACTGTTCTGCTTAATTTCATTTTGAATATGGTAGTTAACCACCTTTGCAGGGGGAAAACTATATTTGTAATCTTAACCTTAAACTCAGGATTGGCATGATTCACAGATCATAACATCCGAGGAAGCACCATCCAACACCAAGCTCAGGGAAggagttttcaaactgaataaATTACTAGGCCGAGTGTTTGATGACCCTTCTTTGGGATCATGGCCCTTTCACTCTGGCCATTCCTTTGCCACAGAATCTGAAGGTAACAGAAATCTATTTCACCATCTACAAAATTTAGCATGCTCGTAGATGCACCATTGCTTGCTTACTAGTTAGTTACTACGTTGCATATTTTCAACCACACAACCCACTATGTT harbors:
- the LOC100811667 gene encoding UPF0496 protein At4g34320, producing MGSHMSKRIPETSSSIGLSTELHYKTELSSYEAACKLDSDLQFFDTTLQARANQVINTLAVGVEVRALSFDSLKQITECLLEMNQEVVKVILDCKKDIWKSQELFELVEEYFENSLKTLDFCTVLEKCLKRARDSQLLIHVAVQQFEEESGSGDNRYARTLQEFKNFKAAGDPFTEEFFQIFQSVYKHQILMLEKLQLRKNKLDKKLKYIHSWRKVSSMIFVATFAAVLICSVVAAAIAAPPVAAAIAAATSIPIGSMGKWIDSLWRNYENALKGQKEVISSMQAGTYVAIKDLDNIRILIDRLEIEIESLLHNVDFAIEEEAVKVAIEEIKKKLGVFMKNVEDLAVQADMCSRDIRRARTVVLQRIIKHPHN